Proteins from a single region of Arctopsyche grandis isolate Sample6627 chromosome 1, ASM5162203v2, whole genome shotgun sequence:
- the LOC143922977 gene encoding myrosinase 1-like, translated as MAITKTISLLCLIFAVRGEVRRFPDTLSFGVATASYQIEGGWNASDKGENIWDRFSHQPNTIKDGSNGDVACDSYNQHKRDVEMLKELGVDFYRFSISWSRILPDGFSNKISQDGIAYYDSLINDLIAANITPFVTIYHWDLPQRLQDLGGWTNPLIADYYTDFAEVAFEAFGDRVKNWLTFNEPWVVCLQGYGQHAKAPGVGMNGIGEYICGHNLLKSHAKAYHLYDDVYRPIQMGRIGWTLSSNWLEPATQSAADAEAADRAMQFNLGWFSHAVFSREGDYPQVMRDRIANKSLAQGYPRSRLPEFTPEEIAYIKGTFDFFGVNHYSTNLIKMLETTSIAPDFFLDMGVLVFQNPTWPGSASSWLKVVPWGFRKLLNWIKESYNNPEILVFENGFSDRDNMDDVDRISYYHGYLNSLLDAIEDGCNVTAYTAWSLMDNFEWDEGYTERFGLYYVDFNDPRRPRKPKASALYYKSTLETRSIERD; from the exons ATGGCGATCACTAAAACAATATCACTGCTGTGCTTGATCTTTGCTGTAAGGGGAGAAGTGAGAAGATTTCCCGATACTCTGTCTTTCGGCGTAGCTACAGCATCCTATCAAATAGAAGGAGGATGGAACGCTTCAG ATAAGGGTGAGAACATATGGGATCGTTTTTCACACCAACCAAATACGATCAAAGACGGAAGCAATGGAGATGTCGCTTGCGATTCTTACAACCAGCACAAACGTGATGTGGAGATGCTCAAGGAGTTAGGCGTGGACTTCTACAGATTCTCAATCTCTTGGAGTAGAATCCTCCCGGATGGATTCTCGAATAAAATCAGTCAGGATGGAATCGCATATTACGACTCCTTGATTAACGACTTGATAGCGGCCAACATCACGCCGTTTGTCACCATATACCATTGGGACCTTCCCCAGCGTCTTCAAGATCTGGGTGGTTGGACCAATCCTCTGATAGCTGACTACTACACCGACTTTGCCGAAGTCGCTTTCGAGGCTTTCGGTGACAGGGTTAAAAATTGGTTAACCTTCAACGAACCATGGGTTGTTTGTCTCCAAGGCTATGGTCAACACGCCAAAGCCCCAGGTGTGGGAATGAATGGCATCGGTGAATACATATGTGGTCATAACTTACTCAAATCTCATGCCAAGGCTTATCATCTATACGATGACGTATATAGGCCAATACAAATGG GGCGAATTGGATGGACTTTGAGTTCAAATTGGCTCGAGCCAGCAACCCAATCGGCAGCAGATGCTGAAGCAGCCGATAGAGCGATGCAATTCAAT CTCGGTTGGTTCTCTCATGCTGTATTTTCACGAGAAGGTGACTATCCCCAAGTGATGAGGGACAGAATTGCCAATAAAAGTTTGGCTCAAGGCTATCCCAGATCTCGTCTACCAGAATTCACTCCAGAAGAAATAGCCTATATAAAAGGCACATTTGACTTCTTTGGCGTGAACCATTACTCtacaaatttgatcaaaatGCTTGAAACGACATCAATAGCACCTGACTTTTTCTTGGATATGGGTGTATTAGTTTTTCAGAACCCCACTTGGCCCGGCTCTGCTTCTTCTTGGCTAAAA GTGGTACCTTGGGGATTCAGAAAATTACTCAACTGGATCAAAGAAAGTTACAACAACCCGGAGATTTTGGTATTCGAGAACGGCTTTTCTGACAGAGACAATATGGATGATGTCGATCGTATTAGTTACTACCACGGATATCTGAACTCTCTTCTTGATGCTATCGAAGACGGTTGCAACGTCACTGCTTATACTGCCTGGAGTTTGATGGACAACTTTGAATGGGATGAAGGATATAC
- the LOC143919797 gene encoding myrosinase 1-like has product MAFFKLIALLCLLAVSALNVKGEVRKFPDTLSFGVATAAYQIEGGWNASDKGENIWDRFTHTTDTIKDRSNGDVACDSYNQHKRDVEMLKELGVDFYRFSISWSRILPEGFSNRLSQDGIAYYDSLINDLIQANITPSITLYHWDLPQNLQDLGGWANPLMVDYFIDFAEVAFEAFGDRVKTWITFNEPWVVCIEGYGGVTKAPALGISGIAEYMCAHTILKAHAKAYHLYDEVYRPIQNGRIGMSLNAGWDEPATQSPADIEAAQRNTQFNLGWYAHPVFSREGDYPQVMKDRVAQKSLEQGYSRSRLPEFTPEEIAYIRGTYDFFGLNHYTTTLVRMPTMRSIAKANFWDDVGTEGFPDPSWPGSASSWLKVVPWGFRKLLNWINENYNNPEIMVFENGFSDRDNKDDVDRISYYNGYLNALMDAIEDGCNVSIYTAWSLMDNFEWLEGYTERFGLYYVDFNDPRRPRTPKASALYYKSVLDSRTIERD; this is encoded by the exons ATGGCGTTTTTTAAGTTAATAGCACTTCTGTGCTTACTTGCTGTTAGTGCCCTTAATGTGAAGGGAGAAGTGAGGAAGTTTCCTGACACTCTCTCTTTCGGTGTAGCTACAGCAGCTTACCAAATAGAAGGAGGATGGAACGCTTcag ATAAGGGTGAGAACATATGGGATCGTTTCACTCATACTACGGATACAATCAAAGACAGAAGTAATGGAGACGTTGCTTGCGATTCGTACAATCAGCACAAGCGTGATGTGGAGATGCTCAAGGAGCTGGGCGTGGACTTTTACAGATTCTCCATCTCTTGGAGCAGAATTCTCCCAGAAGGATTCTCAAACAGACTGAGCCAAGATGGAATCGCCTATTATGATTCCTTGATTAACGACCTAATACAAGCCAACATTACACCATCCATCACCCTATACCATTGGGACCTTCCCCAAAATCTACAGGATCTGGGCGGGTGGGCGAATCCACTAATGGTCGACTATTTCATCGACTTTGCCGAAGTCGCTTTTGAAGCTTTTGGTGACAGGGTTAAGACTTGGATAACCTTCAATGAACCGTGGGTAGTTTGCATTGAAGGATATGGTGGTGTAACCAAAGCACCAGCTCTGGGAATTAGTGGGATTGCAGAATATATGTGCGCCCATACTATACTCAAAGCTCATGCCAAAGCTTATCATCTCTACGATGAGGTATACAGGCCTATTCAAAACG gaCGAATCGGAATGTCACTGAATGCCGGCTGGGACGAGCCGGCTACTCAATCGCCAGCTGATATTGAAGCAGCCCAAAGAAACACTCAATTCAAT CTTGGTTGGTATGCTCATCCAGTGTTTTCAAGAGAAGGTGACTATCCACAGGTGATGAAAGACAGAGTTGCCCAGAAAAGCTTGGAACAGGGTTATTCTAGATCTCGTCTTCCAGAATTCACTCCAGAAGAAATAGCCTATATTAGAGGAACATACGACTTTTTTGGTTTGAATCATTACACTACGACCCTGGTCAGAATGCCTACGATGAGATCCATTGCAAAGGCCAATTTCTGGGATGATGTGGGTACAGAAGGCTTTCCGGATCCATCTTGGCCAGGTTCTGCATCTTCTTGGCTCAAA GTGGTGCCTTGGGGATTCAGAAAATTGCTCAACTGGATCAATGAAAACTACAATAACCCAGAGATTATGGTATTTGAGAATGGTTTTTCTGATAGAGACAATAAAGATGATGTGGATCGTATTAGTTACTATAATGGTTATCTGAACGCTCTTATGGATGCAATCGAAGATGGGTGTAACGTATCTATATACACGGCCTGGAGTTTGATGGACAACTTTGAATGGCTCGAAGGATACAC GGAACGATTTGgattgtattatgtagatttcaATGACCCAAGAAGACCAAGAACACCGAAAGCATCAGCATTATACTATAAATCCGTCCTAGATAGTAGAACTATTGAACGCGATTAA